Proteins found in one Amycolatopsis umgeniensis genomic segment:
- a CDS encoding M28 family peptidase has translation MNPRRILSSLAVGAVLLTTASPASASDPWWLAKALASEVTGTKAWHHLKAISEATHAHGGNRVSGSPGYDAAAGYVTKTLTEAGYRVRRQEFTFPDYEMVAEKATETAPVNRALHPLLAYFSVSTTEAGVSAVLAEPAGRATGCTPEDYTGGDVTGKIVLVDAGGCATSLKQVIAADAGAAAVVMNVNYTNPTMNIRHRIVPPADARIPTATLTRAEAQQLRADAAKGEVSLHLDLRSRQITTKGYNLIADTPTGAEADTVVVGSHLDSVDTTPGMNDNAAAAAMQLEIARQLAPHAGKIKNRVRFAWWDAEEKGLVGSQYYVDRLSPEQRAETGLYLNLEMIGSPNFARQVYNGQTPGGPAPEGSKQITKTIGDYFAGRNLPTVGLELDDRSDHSPFIKAGIPAGGVNAGAETLKPAEWVPLFGGTAGEMLDHCYHQSCDTLDNVNPTIFDQFGRAIAWTTGRYAVDALKPTG, from the coding sequence ATGAACCCCCGTCGGATTCTGTCCTCGCTCGCCGTCGGCGCCGTCCTGCTGACAACGGCCTCACCCGCGTCCGCGTCCGATCCCTGGTGGCTGGCGAAAGCACTGGCCTCCGAGGTGACCGGAACCAAGGCATGGCACCACTTGAAGGCGATCTCCGAAGCGACTCACGCGCACGGTGGCAACCGCGTCTCCGGTTCCCCGGGATACGACGCGGCCGCCGGATACGTGACCAAGACCCTGACCGAAGCCGGTTACCGCGTGCGGCGCCAGGAGTTCACTTTCCCGGACTACGAAATGGTCGCGGAGAAGGCGACCGAAACGGCCCCGGTCAACAGGGCACTGCATCCGCTGCTGGCCTACTTCTCCGTCTCCACCACCGAAGCCGGCGTCTCCGCCGTGCTCGCCGAACCGGCGGGACGGGCGACCGGATGCACGCCGGAGGACTACACCGGCGGCGACGTCACCGGCAAGATCGTGCTCGTCGACGCCGGAGGCTGTGCCACTTCCCTCAAGCAGGTCATCGCCGCCGACGCCGGTGCGGCCGCCGTGGTGATGAACGTGAACTACACCAATCCCACCATGAACATCCGGCATCGGATCGTGCCGCCCGCCGACGCGCGTATTCCCACCGCCACCCTCACCCGGGCGGAAGCCCAACAGCTGAGGGCCGACGCGGCCAAGGGCGAAGTCTCACTTCACCTGGATCTGCGGAGCAGGCAGATCACCACCAAGGGATACAACCTCATCGCGGACACTCCTACCGGGGCCGAGGCCGACACGGTCGTCGTCGGCTCCCATCTCGACAGTGTCGACACCACGCCCGGAATGAACGACAACGCCGCGGCCGCCGCGATGCAACTGGAGATCGCGCGGCAGCTCGCCCCGCATGCGGGCAAGATCAAGAACCGGGTCCGATTCGCCTGGTGGGACGCCGAGGAGAAAGGTCTCGTCGGGTCCCAGTACTACGTCGATCGGCTCAGCCCCGAACAGCGGGCCGAAACCGGCCTGTACCTGAACCTCGAGATGATCGGCTCACCGAACTTCGCGCGCCAGGTCTACAACGGGCAGACGCCCGGAGGCCCCGCGCCTGAAGGATCGAAACAGATCACCAAGACCATCGGCGACTACTTCGCGGGACGGAACCTTCCCACCGTCGGGCTCGAACTCGACGACCGTTCGGACCATTCCCCGTTCATCAAGGCGGGCATTCCCGCCGGAGGTGTCAACGCGGGCGCGGAAACCCTCAAACCGGCGGAGTGGGTGCCGCTGTTCGGCGGGACGGCGGGAGAAATGCTCGACCACTGCTACCACCAGTCCTGCGACACCCTCGACAACGTCAACCCGACCATCTTCGACCAGTTCGGCCGGGCCATCGCCTGGACCACCGGCCGCTACGCCGTCGATGCCCTGAAGCCCACGGGCTGA
- a CDS encoding NUDIX hydrolase — protein MTTWLWTGGLAAVIVVLGGLFLLATANRLDRLHVRTDAGWAALDAALARRAVVARAAAAILGDEELRGLAERAEQAKRPDREAEESELTLRLAAVDRATLPPPLAEELTDAEHRVVIARRVHNDAVRDTLHLRRRRKVRYFGLAGTARLPEYFEIAEPDL, from the coding sequence ATGACGACCTGGTTGTGGACAGGCGGCCTGGCGGCCGTGATCGTCGTGCTGGGCGGGCTTTTCCTGCTCGCGACGGCGAACCGGCTGGACCGGCTGCACGTCCGCACGGACGCGGGCTGGGCGGCTCTCGACGCCGCCCTCGCGCGGCGCGCCGTCGTCGCCAGGGCGGCCGCCGCGATCCTGGGCGACGAGGAGTTGCGCGGGCTGGCCGAGCGCGCCGAGCAGGCGAAGAGGCCGGATCGCGAAGCCGAGGAGAGCGAACTGACACTGCGGCTGGCCGCCGTCGACCGCGCGACCCTGCCACCGCCGCTGGCCGAGGAACTGACCGATGCCGAGCACCGCGTCGTCATCGCGCGGCGGGTGCACAATGACGCCGTCCGGGACACGCTGCATCTGCGCCGTCGCCGGAAGGTCCGGTACTTCGGCCTCGCCGGTACCGCCCGGCTCCCGGAATACTTCGAAATCGCCGAGCCCGACCTTTAG
- a CDS encoding FAD-binding oxidoreductase, translated as MELDRRTVLRLAGAVPVLAAVPAAIPGHGGGDEWERLRARLTGTLFRPGEPGYDEARLGFFSLYDHRLPAGIAVCANEDDVRRCVDFAARHQVPIAARSGGHSYAGYSIVDRGLVVDLSRLSTVGIRPGGRAAIGAGAQLGQVYEALAAAGRALPAGSCPTVGIAGLTLGGGIGVLGRKYGLTCDNLESVRFVGADGKLRHVSEETAPDLLWALRGGGGGNFGIVTSFTFRTAAARTLTNFGLTFPPAVLADLVAAWQEWQPAMPDELWSGMGLGAEAVNCGGCFVGRAAQLNPLIDDLVRRVGTQPLTRDVSEQGHLATMRAFAEEANFPAAAAQRGEYVSTSRMLTRRVADPDALASLLTSDPALYSIVDSYGGAIARVSSRESCFPHRSALGSIQITRGLAGGEAHARQVIGRVRDELGREFGQAGYVNYIDPEMPDWAKAYYGDSLPRLRRVARKYDPDGLFAFEQGLAR; from the coding sequence ATGGAGCTCGACAGACGGACGGTGTTGCGGCTGGCAGGTGCGGTCCCGGTGCTGGCGGCGGTGCCCGCGGCGATACCGGGGCACGGTGGCGGGGACGAATGGGAACGGCTGCGAGCCCGGTTGACGGGCACCCTGTTCCGGCCCGGTGAACCCGGGTACGACGAAGCCCGGCTCGGGTTCTTCTCGCTCTACGACCATCGGCTGCCCGCCGGGATCGCGGTATGTGCGAACGAGGACGACGTCCGGCGCTGTGTCGATTTCGCCGCGCGGCACCAGGTGCCGATCGCGGCGCGCTCGGGCGGGCACAGCTACGCCGGTTACTCCATAGTGGACAGAGGGCTCGTCGTCGATCTGTCCCGCCTGTCCACCGTCGGGATCCGGCCTGGCGGCCGCGCGGCGATCGGGGCGGGCGCTCAGCTCGGCCAGGTGTACGAGGCCCTGGCGGCGGCGGGCCGCGCGTTGCCCGCGGGCAGCTGCCCGACGGTCGGCATCGCCGGGCTGACACTCGGCGGCGGGATCGGTGTCTTGGGCCGTAAGTACGGACTGACCTGCGACAATCTGGAATCCGTGCGTTTCGTCGGCGCGGACGGGAAACTGCGTCACGTGTCGGAGGAGACCGCGCCGGACCTGCTCTGGGCGTTGCGCGGCGGTGGCGGCGGCAACTTCGGCATCGTCACTTCGTTCACCTTCCGCACGGCGGCGGCCAGGACACTGACGAACTTCGGGCTGACCTTCCCGCCCGCCGTGCTGGCCGATCTGGTCGCGGCCTGGCAGGAGTGGCAGCCCGCGATGCCGGACGAACTGTGGTCGGGGATGGGTCTCGGTGCGGAGGCCGTGAACTGCGGTGGCTGTTTCGTGGGCCGCGCCGCGCAGCTGAACCCGCTGATCGACGACCTCGTCCGGCGCGTCGGCACCCAGCCGCTCACGCGGGACGTGAGCGAGCAGGGGCATCTGGCGACCATGCGTGCCTTCGCCGAGGAGGCCAATTTCCCCGCCGCGGCGGCGCAGCGGGGCGAGTACGTCTCCACTTCGCGGATGCTGACGCGTCGGGTGGCGGATCCCGATGCGCTGGCGTCGCTCCTGACCAGCGACCCCGCGCTGTACTCGATCGTCGACTCGTACGGCGGAGCGATCGCGCGGGTGTCGTCGCGCGAGTCGTGCTTCCCGCACCGGTCCGCGCTCGGCAGCATCCAGATCACCCGCGGCCTGGCCGGTGGCGAGGCACATGCGCGTCAGGTGATCGGGCGGGTCCGGGACGAGCTCGGCCGGGAATTCGGGCAGGCCGGGTACGTGAACTACATCGACCCTGAGATGCCGGACTGGGCGAAGGCGTACTACGGCGACAGCCTGCCGAGGCTGCGCCGGGTGGCGCGCAAGTACGACCCGGACGGCCTGTTCGCCTTCGAGCAGGGCCTGGCCCGCTAA
- a CDS encoding glycosyltransferase family 4 protein: MKIGIVCPYSFDVPGGVQGHVIDLAKALLARGHEVSVLAPADEDSDVPDFVVPAGKALGIPYNGSVARLQFGPVSYSRVRRWIRDGDFDVLHLHEPAAPSLSLLALKVADGPIVATFHTATTRSRTLAAFQPVLRPLLEKITARIAVSALARRVQVEHAGGDAVEVPNGVDVDFFSRALPLDGYPRAGGTIGFVGRYTEPRKGMGVLLEALRMLLPEFEELRMLVVGRGDADQLRRDAGPELAPHIDLLGQVDDETKARALRSVDVYCAPNTGGESFGMILTEAMAAGTPVLASGLDSFRRVLDDGKAGMLTETGDAAALADGLRELLGDPAQRASLAAAAGERVAMFDWSVVTTQVLRVYETAIAADPRRVGAGEREFSR, translated from the coding sequence ATGAAGATCGGGATCGTCTGCCCGTACTCGTTCGACGTGCCGGGCGGCGTACAAGGGCACGTCATCGACCTCGCGAAGGCGCTTCTCGCGCGCGGGCACGAGGTCTCGGTGCTCGCCCCGGCGGACGAGGACTCCGACGTCCCGGATTTCGTCGTCCCCGCGGGCAAAGCGCTCGGCATCCCGTACAACGGCTCGGTCGCGCGGCTGCAGTTCGGCCCGGTGTCCTACTCCCGCGTGCGAAGGTGGATCCGCGACGGCGACTTCGACGTCCTCCACCTCCACGAGCCCGCGGCTCCGAGTCTCTCCCTGCTGGCGCTGAAGGTCGCGGACGGCCCGATCGTGGCGACCTTCCACACCGCGACGACCCGTTCGCGCACCCTGGCGGCGTTCCAGCCGGTGCTGCGGCCGCTGCTGGAGAAGATCACCGCCCGGATAGCGGTGTCGGCGCTGGCCCGCCGGGTCCAGGTCGAGCACGCCGGCGGTGACGCGGTCGAGGTGCCCAACGGTGTCGACGTCGATTTCTTCTCCCGCGCGCTCCCACTGGACGGATATCCGCGGGCGGGCGGCACCATCGGGTTCGTCGGGCGGTACACCGAGCCCCGCAAGGGGATGGGTGTCCTGCTGGAGGCGTTGCGGATGCTGCTGCCGGAATTCGAGGAGCTGCGGATGCTGGTCGTCGGCCGCGGCGACGCCGATCAGCTCCGGCGCGACGCCGGGCCGGAGCTGGCGCCGCATATCGATCTGCTCGGCCAGGTCGACGACGAGACGAAGGCGCGGGCGCTGCGCAGCGTCGACGTCTACTGCGCGCCGAACACGGGCGGCGAGAGTTTCGGCATGATCCTCACCGAGGCGATGGCGGCCGGAACCCCGGTGCTGGCGAGCGGGCTGGACTCGTTCCGCCGGGTCCTCGACGACGGCAAGGCCGGAATGCTGACCGAAACCGGCGACGCGGCGGCGCTGGCCGACGGATTGCGTGAGCTGCTCGGCGATCCCGCACAGCGCGCGTCGCTGGCGGCGGCCGCGGGGGAGCGGGTCGCGATGTTCGACTGGTCCGTCGTCACCACGCAGGTGCTGCGGGTGTACGAGACGGCGATCGCCGCCGATCCCCGGCGGGTCGGCGCCGGGGAACGCGAGTTCAGCCGATGA
- a CDS encoding elongation factor G-like protein EF-G2, translated as MAEKQSKNGDSGAAVAVDDPAKVRNVVLVGPSGSGKTTLAEALLAASGTVTRAGSVVEGTTVCDHDPAAVRQQRSVGLSVAPVLHQNHKINLIDTPGYADFVGELRAGLRAADAALFVVCAAEGVDAATIAVWEECAAVGMPRAVVVSRLDHHRADPEGEIAACQAAFGAGVLPLYLPARDGLVGLITRRYFDYSRGFPPEVGEPDEADLARMTEARNELIEGVIAESEDESLMDRYLSGEEIPEDTLIADLETAVARGSFHPVIPVCATTGVGLAEILDGIVRAFPSPLEHVPPEVTSPTGEPHASLRADPDGPLAAEVVRTAVDSYVGRVSLVRVFSGTLRPERPVHVSGHGLAERGHEDHDADERVAHLYSPLGANLREVPYCVAGDLCALTKVGSAETGDTVSSPEDPLIMKPWTMPEPLLPVAVIAKTRSDEDTLARNLSRLVAGDPTLRLDRNAETNQLVLWCMGEAHADVVLSRLRAGGADVDTEPVRISLRSTFAGPGRGHGRHVKQSGGHGQFAVCDIEVQPLPRGSGFEFVDKVVGGSVPHQFIPSVEKGVRAQAQRGLVDGHPLIDIRVTLVDGKAHSVDSSDAAFQTAGALALKEAAAAGKIALLEPLEEVAVRLPDEHLGTVLGDLSSRRGRVLGTESAEGGRTVIRAEVPAAELLRYAIDLRSLTSGTATFTRKHARFEPMPEGAVAY; from the coding sequence ATGGCCGAGAAACAGAGCAAGAACGGAGACTCCGGGGCCGCCGTCGCTGTGGACGACCCGGCGAAAGTGCGCAACGTCGTCCTGGTCGGCCCGTCGGGATCCGGCAAGACGACACTCGCCGAAGCACTGCTCGCCGCGTCCGGCACGGTGACGCGGGCAGGCTCGGTCGTGGAGGGCACCACGGTGTGCGACCACGATCCCGCCGCGGTCCGGCAGCAACGGTCGGTCGGCCTCTCGGTCGCGCCGGTGCTGCACCAGAACCACAAGATCAACCTCATCGACACCCCCGGGTACGCGGATTTCGTCGGCGAGCTGCGGGCCGGGCTCCGCGCCGCCGACGCGGCGCTGTTCGTGGTCTGCGCGGCGGAAGGCGTCGACGCGGCCACGATCGCGGTCTGGGAGGAATGCGCGGCCGTCGGGATGCCGAGGGCGGTGGTCGTCTCCCGGCTCGACCATCACCGCGCCGACCCCGAAGGCGAGATCGCTGCCTGCCAGGCGGCCTTCGGTGCCGGCGTGCTGCCGCTGTACCTGCCCGCTCGCGACGGGCTCGTCGGGCTCATCACCCGCCGCTACTTCGACTATTCGCGAGGCTTCCCGCCCGAGGTCGGCGAACCGGACGAGGCCGATCTCGCCCGGATGACCGAGGCCCGCAACGAACTGATCGAAGGGGTCATCGCCGAGAGCGAAGACGAGTCGTTGATGGACCGGTATCTCTCCGGTGAGGAGATCCCCGAGGACACGCTGATCGCCGACCTCGAGACCGCCGTCGCCCGCGGGTCCTTCCATCCGGTGATCCCGGTGTGCGCGACGACCGGGGTCGGGCTCGCCGAAATCCTCGACGGGATCGTGCGCGCCTTCCCTTCGCCGCTCGAACACGTCCCGCCGGAGGTCACCTCGCCCACCGGGGAGCCGCACGCGAGTCTCCGCGCCGATCCCGACGGCCCGCTGGCCGCCGAGGTGGTCCGGACCGCCGTCGACTCCTACGTCGGCCGGGTGTCGCTGGTGCGGGTGTTCTCCGGGACGCTTCGCCCGGAACGCCCGGTGCACGTCTCGGGCCACGGTCTCGCCGAACGCGGCCACGAGGATCACGACGCCGACGAACGGGTCGCGCATCTGTACTCGCCGCTCGGCGCGAACCTGCGCGAAGTCCCGTACTGCGTCGCGGGCGACCTCTGCGCGCTCACCAAGGTCGGCTCGGCCGAGACGGGCGACACCGTCTCCTCCCCCGAAGACCCGCTGATCATGAAACCGTGGACGATGCCGGAACCGCTGCTGCCGGTCGCCGTCATCGCGAAGACGCGCAGCGACGAGGACACGTTGGCGCGCAACCTTTCCCGGCTCGTCGCGGGCGATCCGACACTGCGGCTGGACCGCAACGCCGAGACGAACCAGCTCGTGCTGTGGTGCATGGGCGAGGCCCACGCGGACGTCGTGCTTTCGCGGCTGCGCGCGGGAGGCGCCGACGTGGACACCGAACCCGTCCGCATCAGCCTGCGGTCGACCTTCGCCGGGCCGGGCCGCGGGCACGGGCGGCATGTCAAGCAGTCCGGCGGCCACGGCCAATTCGCCGTCTGCGACATCGAAGTCCAGCCGCTGCCGAGGGGTTCGGGTTTCGAGTTCGTGGACAAGGTCGTCGGCGGTTCGGTGCCGCACCAGTTCATCCCCAGCGTCGAAAAGGGAGTCCGGGCACAGGCTCAGCGGGGACTGGTCGACGGCCATCCGCTGATCGACATCCGGGTGACACTCGTCGACGGCAAGGCGCACAGCGTCGACTCGTCGGACGCCGCGTTCCAGACCGCGGGCGCGCTCGCGCTGAAGGAAGCCGCCGCGGCCGGGAAGATCGCGTTGCTCGAACCGCTCGAAGAGGTGGCGGTGCGGCTTCCGGACGAGCACCTGGGCACCGTGCTGGGTGACCTCTCGTCCCGGCGGGGTCGCGTTCTCGGCACCGAATCGGCTGAAGGCGGCCGCACGGTCATCCGCGCCGAGGTGCCCGCGGCGGAACTACTGCGCTACGCGATCGACCTGCGTTCGCTGACTTCGGGCACGGCGACCTTCACGCGTAAGCACGCCCGATTCGAGCCGATGCCGGAAGGAGCGGTGGCCTACTGA
- a CDS encoding MFS transporter, translated as MPRLVLALIASRLAAPILNLSMLLAIVSTHGSYAVGGVALTGFSLALAVCVPLSGRLVDRFHPRPVLLGVLAVHAIAYAAAVIGMTQQAPAWVLVAAAVALGASTPPSAPVIRSTWPAIVPAEHTRTAYALDAVLNEVMVVTGTLLVSALVALASPVAAVAVAGACTVLGVLTLLTVPTPRTRASAEPPGEVSRSRRALGPLADGHVRVLLGITAFDMLAFGCVVVGVSAAAASGGNPGLSGVLLGAYSVGAVVSALGYGMRRREARPRRQLVMFHAASAVLLVATGVAPGLVLAGVALLAVGLVSGPRDTLHQIVLGDVAPPRQRTEAFAWMSTFMWVGNGIGTAVAGQLVTWNEGDHTTTFLAAAIAAAAAAAFSLLLRSTLRTRATASPASATSPR; from the coding sequence GTGCCACGGTTGGTCCTGGCGCTGATCGCGAGCAGGCTGGCCGCACCGATCCTCAATCTCAGCATGCTGCTGGCCATCGTCTCCACACACGGCTCCTACGCGGTCGGCGGCGTGGCCTTGACGGGATTCTCCCTCGCTCTCGCGGTCTGCGTGCCCCTGTCCGGACGATTGGTGGACCGGTTCCACCCCCGTCCGGTTCTGCTGGGAGTGCTCGCCGTCCACGCCATCGCCTACGCGGCGGCGGTGATCGGCATGACGCAGCAGGCCCCCGCGTGGGTACTCGTGGCCGCCGCAGTCGCCTTGGGGGCGAGCACACCACCGTCGGCGCCGGTCATCCGGTCCACGTGGCCCGCGATCGTTCCCGCCGAACACACCCGGACCGCCTACGCCTTGGACGCGGTGCTCAACGAGGTCATGGTGGTGACCGGGACGCTGCTGGTCTCGGCGCTCGTCGCGCTCGCCTCCCCCGTCGCCGCCGTGGCGGTGGCAGGGGCGTGCACGGTTCTCGGTGTGCTGACCCTGCTGACGGTTCCGACGCCGCGAACACGGGCGAGCGCCGAACCGCCTGGTGAGGTGTCCCGATCCCGGCGGGCTCTCGGCCCCCTCGCCGATGGGCACGTCCGGGTGCTGCTGGGGATCACCGCCTTCGACATGCTGGCGTTCGGCTGCGTCGTCGTCGGGGTGTCCGCCGCGGCCGCGTCGGGCGGGAATCCCGGCCTGTCCGGCGTACTGCTCGGCGCCTACTCGGTCGGCGCGGTGGTCAGCGCGCTCGGATACGGCATGCGCCGTCGCGAGGCCCGCCCTCGCCGCCAGCTCGTCATGTTCCACGCCGCGTCCGCGGTACTGCTCGTCGCCACCGGGGTCGCGCCCGGACTCGTCCTGGCGGGCGTGGCCTTGCTCGCCGTGGGCCTGGTCAGTGGCCCCCGCGACACGCTGCACCAGATCGTGCTCGGCGACGTCGCTCCGCCCCGGCAACGGACCGAGGCGTTCGCGTGGATGAGCACCTTCATGTGGGTGGGCAACGGCATCGGCACGGCTGTCGCCGGACAACTCGTGACCTGGAACGAAGGTGACCACACCACGACCTTCCTGGCGGCCGCGATCGCGGCCGCTGCCGCCGCGGCGTTCTCGTTGCTCCTGCGCTCCACCCTGCGCACCCGCGCGACCGCATCACCTGCCTCGGCCACTTCCCCGCGGTGA
- a CDS encoding DUF6892 domain-containing protein: MNQPIRFADRNFKLAVVQELMYNQELLPRFSLREYAAEQGFTFDGGSVEAVPEALAYFDAFEVPAELADKVTEIEMDGGNEIYLEIAPNWDGEDGLFDVDEFADVEHFPNLKSMTLLYTGDDEALETLRTRGIEADWL, from the coding sequence ATGAATCAGCCGATCCGGTTCGCCGACCGCAACTTCAAGCTCGCCGTCGTCCAGGAGCTGATGTACAACCAGGAACTCCTGCCGAGGTTCAGCCTGCGGGAGTACGCCGCCGAGCAGGGTTTCACCTTCGACGGCGGGAGCGTCGAGGCGGTACCCGAGGCCCTGGCCTACTTCGACGCGTTCGAGGTTCCCGCCGAGCTCGCGGACAAGGTCACCGAGATCGAGATGGACGGCGGCAACGAGATCTACCTGGAGATCGCGCCGAACTGGGATGGCGAGGACGGACTGTTCGACGTCGACGAGTTCGCCGACGTCGAGCACTTTCCCAATCTGAAGTCGATGACACTGCTCTACACGGGCGACGACGAGGCTCTGGAGACGTTGCGGACGCGAGGCATCGAGGCGGACTGGCTGTGA
- the pdxS gene encoding pyridoxal 5'-phosphate synthase lyase subunit PdxS, whose product MSDDSTNTATTSLTGTARVKRGMAEMLKGGVIMDVVTAEQAKIAEDAGAVAVMALERVPADIRAQGGVARMSDPDLIDGIIETVSIPVMAKARIGHFVEAQLLQSLGVDYIDESEVLTPADYENHIDKWAFTVPFVCGATNLGEALRRINEGAAMIRSKGEAGTGDVSNATTHMRKIRAELRRLSSLPEDELYVAAKELQAPYDLVKEVAEKGKLPVVLFTAGGIATPADAAMMMQLGAEGVFVGSGIFKSGNPAQRAEAIVKATTFYDDPDVIAKVSRGLGEAMVGINVDDVPEPHRLSERGW is encoded by the coding sequence GTGTCTGACGACTCCACGAACACGGCCACCACCTCGCTCACCGGCACCGCCCGGGTCAAGCGCGGGATGGCGGAGATGCTCAAGGGCGGTGTGATCATGGACGTGGTCACCGCCGAGCAGGCGAAGATCGCCGAAGACGCCGGCGCCGTCGCGGTGATGGCGCTCGAGCGGGTCCCCGCGGACATCCGCGCCCAGGGCGGTGTCGCCCGGATGAGCGACCCGGACCTGATCGACGGCATCATCGAGACCGTCTCGATCCCCGTGATGGCGAAGGCCCGCATCGGCCACTTCGTCGAGGCTCAGCTGCTGCAGTCGCTCGGCGTCGACTACATCGACGAGTCCGAGGTGCTGACCCCGGCCGACTACGAGAACCACATCGACAAGTGGGCTTTCACCGTGCCCTTCGTCTGTGGTGCGACCAACCTCGGCGAGGCGCTGCGCCGGATCAACGAGGGCGCGGCGATGATCCGTTCCAAGGGCGAGGCCGGCACCGGCGACGTCTCGAACGCGACCACGCACATGCGCAAGATCCGCGCCGAGCTGCGCCGCCTTTCCTCGCTGCCCGAGGACGAGCTTTACGTTGCGGCGAAGGAACTCCAGGCGCCGTACGACCTCGTCAAGGAGGTCGCGGAGAAGGGCAAGCTGCCCGTCGTGCTGTTCACCGCGGGCGGTATCGCGACCCCGGCCGACGCCGCGATGATGATGCAGCTCGGCGCCGAGGGCGTGTTCGTCGGCTCCGGCATCTTCAAGTCCGGCAACCCCGCGCAGCGCGCCGAGGCGATCGTCAAGGCCACCACGTTCTACGACGACCCGGACGTCATCGCGAAGGTTTCGCGCGGTCTCGGCGAGGCCATGGTCGGCATCAACGTCGACGACGTGCCCGAGCCTCACCGTCTTTCCGAGCGCGGCTGGTAG
- a CDS encoding phosphatidylinositol mannoside acyltransferase, translating to MSGFSQRLGDFGYAAGWRLARWLPEQVGSVTFGLGADLAVRRDGGGVRQLRSNLARVVPQADGVELDELTRRAMRSYARYWHEMFRLPSMDHKEVSRKVAQSITGVENLDAALAEGNGAVMALPHSGNWDAAGVWLADYLGGFTTVAERLKPESLYQRFVSYRESLGFEIVPLTGDSSAMRVLLKRLRENKAICLVGDRDLTNSGVPVKFFGEQTRMPGGPARLAATTGAALIPAGCWFTEDGWQIRLHPRIRVTNRSEVPAATQALADIFAGDIAAHPADWHMMQKFWLSDFEAGEQAALGEAS from the coding sequence ATGAGCGGCTTCTCGCAGCGGCTGGGTGACTTCGGCTACGCGGCGGGCTGGCGGCTCGCGCGCTGGCTGCCGGAGCAGGTCGGCTCGGTGACCTTCGGCCTCGGTGCCGACCTGGCGGTCCGGCGGGACGGCGGCGGGGTGCGCCAGTTGCGGAGCAATCTCGCCAGGGTCGTGCCGCAGGCCGACGGCGTCGAACTCGACGAACTCACCCGCCGCGCGATGCGTTCGTACGCGCGCTACTGGCACGAGATGTTCCGGCTGCCCTCGATGGACCACAAGGAGGTCAGCCGCAAGGTCGCCCAGTCGATCACCGGGGTCGAGAACCTGGACGCCGCCCTCGCCGAGGGCAACGGCGCGGTGATGGCGCTGCCGCACAGCGGCAACTGGGACGCGGCGGGCGTATGGCTCGCGGACTACCTCGGCGGCTTCACCACGGTCGCGGAGCGGCTGAAGCCCGAGTCGCTGTACCAGCGGTTCGTGTCCTATCGGGAATCTCTCGGTTTCGAGATCGTGCCGCTCACCGGCGACAGTTCCGCGATGCGCGTGCTGCTCAAACGGCTGCGGGAGAACAAGGCGATCTGCCTGGTGGGGGACAGGGACCTGACGAACTCCGGGGTACCGGTCAAATTCTTCGGCGAGCAGACCCGGATGCCGGGCGGCCCTGCCCGGCTGGCCGCCACCACCGGTGCCGCGCTGATCCCGGCGGGCTGCTGGTTCACCGAGGACGGCTGGCAGATCCGGCTGCACCCGCGGATCCGGGTCACGAACCGGTCCGAGGTCCCGGCGGCCACCCAGGCGCTGGCGGACATCTTCGCGGGTGACATCGCCGCGCATCCGGCCGACTGGCACATGATGCAGAAGTTCTGGCTCTCCGACTTCGAAGCCGGGGAACAAGCCGCCCTCGGCGAAGCGAGTTGA
- a CDS encoding XdhC family protein yields the protein MTERVLVAVFATPVASFLLRYGKDLGYKTVLFEPDGARATDVEPGFEAVSTVPELGADADVVVTDHDRPELGEALAAVLDRPARWVGVLGNPRHAGPHVAALEALGVPASEIARVHRPVGLNIGSRTPPEIAVATLAGLLADRNGRPGGFAFQ from the coding sequence ATGACCGAGCGGGTACTGGTCGCCGTTTTCGCGACGCCGGTGGCGTCCTTCCTCCTGCGCTACGGCAAGGATCTCGGCTACAAGACGGTGTTGTTCGAGCCGGACGGCGCACGCGCGACAGACGTCGAGCCCGGCTTCGAGGCCGTCTCGACGGTGCCGGAACTCGGAGCGGACGCCGACGTGGTCGTCACCGATCACGACCGGCCCGAGCTCGGCGAGGCGCTCGCGGCCGTGCTGGACCGTCCGGCCCGGTGGGTCGGCGTGCTGGGCAACCCGCGCCACGCCGGGCCGCATGTGGCCGCGCTCGAGGCACTGGGCGTTCCGGCGTCCGAGATCGCCCGCGTGCATCGCCCGGTGGGGCTGAACATCGGCTCCCGCACGCCGCCCGAAATCGCCGTCGCCACCCTGGCCGGTCTGCTGGCCGATCGGAACGGACGGCCGGGCGGCTTCGCGTTTCAGTAG